In the Paenibacillus sp. FSL H7-0357 genome, one interval contains:
- a CDS encoding GNAT family N-acetyltransferase, with protein sequence MNLDAVFTQMPILSSDKMVLKKIGTNNLDEVFEIYSNDHVFEYCGIIPKHNKETVKNMIGHFERDFLKRSRVKWGIFSCNDNDKLLGIIEAFDFNQKVNMVSVGYFLEQGHWGKGIASEALSLLISYLFNDADINRIQAEVMPPNRASKKVLLKNGFMKEGTLRQASVWSGKGIVDLEVYSILKDDYIKWYMGSEVPDPQ encoded by the coding sequence ATGAATTTGGATGCCGTTTTTACACAGATGCCTATTCTTAGTTCGGATAAAATGGTGTTGAAGAAGATCGGAACGAATAATCTGGATGAGGTATTCGAGATTTACAGCAATGATCATGTATTTGAATACTGCGGCATTATTCCCAAACATAATAAAGAAACCGTGAAAAACATGATCGGACATTTTGAGCGGGATTTTCTGAAGCGGTCAAGGGTTAAATGGGGGATATTCAGCTGTAATGATAATGACAAATTGCTTGGTATTATCGAGGCATTTGATTTTAATCAGAAAGTAAATATGGTATCGGTCGGCTATTTTTTGGAGCAAGGCCATTGGGGGAAAGGCATTGCTTCAGAAGCGTTATCCCTATTGATAAGTTATTTGTTTAATGATGCGGATATCAATAGGATTCAAGCTGAAGTAATGCCCCCCAATAGGGCTTCCAAAAAGGTGCTGCTGAAAAACGGCTTCATGAAAGAAGGGACTTTGAGACAAGCCAGTGTATGGTCAGGCAAAGGAATCGTCGATCTTGAAGTGTACAGCATCCTGAAAGATGACTACATTAAATGGTATATGGGATCAGAAGTTCCAGATCCACAATAG